In Stenotrophomonas sp. ASS1, the following proteins share a genomic window:
- a CDS encoding dicarboxylate/amino acid:cation symporter: MKLVSAWLRIPFWQRVVGGFVLGALAGWALGPAAETWFGPLGELYVTLIKMIAVPLVFFAVINAISSLHGQKSVAALSGRTFLWFVITAALAVCVGLGVGTVLQPGAGGLQLSMASNYVPREVPSVVQVLLDVVPANVFYALSGIGTKVNAAGETVLAAGRGSILPVIFFAGLVGFAIVKLGEKVTEARKLVGQMSDIMIQVTRFVLEVTPIGTFGLIAGLVGSYGFEKLLPLGHFVLALYVACALHIVVVYSALLLAHGLNPLKFFRGAAPGMQVAFVSSSSFAAMPVALRSITHNLGVNKDYGSFAVPLGASIKMDGCGAIYPALCAVFIAQYSGVPLTPEQYVVVLIASVLGSFGTAGVPGTAVIMATVVLSAANLPLETIGYLYAIDRILDMMRTMTNVTGQMLVPVIVAKETGLLDQAVYDNPSSNVGVDDPDPTPPRG; this comes from the coding sequence ATGAAGCTGGTCTCTGCCTGGCTGCGGATTCCATTCTGGCAGCGCGTGGTCGGTGGCTTCGTGCTCGGCGCGCTGGCCGGCTGGGCGCTCGGCCCGGCCGCGGAAACGTGGTTCGGCCCGCTCGGCGAGCTGTACGTCACCCTGATCAAGATGATCGCCGTGCCGCTGGTGTTCTTCGCGGTCATCAACGCAATCTCGTCGCTGCACGGCCAGAAGTCGGTCGCCGCGCTCAGTGGCCGCACCTTCCTGTGGTTCGTGATCACCGCCGCGTTGGCGGTGTGCGTCGGCCTGGGCGTGGGTACCGTGCTGCAGCCCGGCGCCGGTGGCCTGCAGCTGTCGATGGCCAGCAACTACGTGCCGCGCGAAGTGCCCAGCGTGGTGCAGGTGCTGCTGGACGTGGTGCCGGCCAATGTCTTCTACGCGCTGTCCGGCATCGGCACCAAGGTCAATGCGGCCGGTGAAACCGTGCTGGCTGCCGGTCGCGGCTCGATCCTGCCAGTTATCTTCTTCGCTGGCCTGGTGGGCTTTGCCATCGTCAAGCTGGGCGAGAAGGTGACCGAGGCGCGCAAGCTGGTCGGCCAGATGAGCGACATCATGATCCAGGTGACCCGCTTCGTGCTGGAAGTCACCCCGATCGGCACCTTCGGCCTGATTGCCGGCCTGGTCGGCAGCTACGGTTTCGAGAAGCTGCTGCCGCTGGGCCACTTCGTGCTGGCGCTGTACGTGGCCTGCGCACTGCACATCGTGGTGGTCTACAGCGCACTGCTGCTGGCGCACGGCCTGAACCCGTTGAAGTTCTTCCGTGGCGCGGCGCCGGGCATGCAGGTCGCCTTCGTCAGTTCGTCCAGCTTCGCAGCGATGCCGGTGGCGCTGCGCTCGATCACCCACAACCTGGGCGTGAACAAGGACTACGGTTCGTTCGCGGTGCCGCTGGGTGCCAGCATCAAGATGGATGGCTGCGGCGCGATCTACCCGGCGCTGTGCGCGGTGTTCATCGCGCAGTACAGCGGTGTGCCGCTGACCCCGGAGCAGTACGTGGTGGTGCTGATTGCCTCGGTGCTGGGCAGCTTCGGTACCGCCGGCGTGCCGGGTACTGCTGTGATCATGGCTACGGTGGTGCTGAGCGCAGCCAACCTGCCGCTGGAGACCATCGGCTACCTGTATGCCATTGACCGCATCCTGGACATGATGCGCACGATGACGAATGTGACGGGCCAGATGCTTGTGCCGGTGATCGTGGCCAAGGAAACCGGCCTGCTTGACCAGGCGGTGTATGACAACCCGTCCAGCAACGTGGGCGTGGACGATCCGGACCCGACACCGCCACGCGGCTGA
- a CDS encoding alkaline phosphatase, producing MRRSVSLLAACATTLLLGACASTTPASAPAGLKVAVDPVAHPAGETPQWWYRSGAAQAAANGAMSGKAKNVILFLGDGMSLTTVAASRIYEGQQKGGSGEENLLSWERFPATAFSKTYNTDSQTPDSAGTMTAITTGVKTHMGAIGVSAGSRTDCADSLSKGLLTWLQLADSAGLATGVVSTARLTHATPAATYAHSPERNWENDTDLTEAAKAAGCKDIAQQLLSTSRYGRGPLVALGGGRGEFTTVEERDPEYDDKVGQRLDGRSLVQEWQQTHPQGAYVWNSKQLAAAANAPAILGLFEPDHMRYEYERPQDPGGEPSLAELTAAAIKNLAKHQEGYVLMIEGARIDHANHSGNAYRALTETVALSDAVRVANELTSADDTLIIVTADHSHTLNFVGYPARGNPILGKVKDKGGEDGAGKLDYALDGTGQPYTTLSYANGPGHTGSSNQQPAGPKRYPHNPSSFEPANGRPNLREVDTEHPDYMQEALVPMKSESHGGEDVGIWARGPGSKAIRGTLEQNAIYHMIVQATPALRERLCQAGTCDDKGVPVQLPAPTAFERKAEAK from the coding sequence ATGCGCCGTTCCGTCTCCCTGTTGGCCGCCTGCGCCACCACCCTGCTGCTGGGCGCCTGCGCCAGCACCACCCCCGCGTCCGCCCCGGCCGGCCTGAAGGTCGCCGTCGACCCCGTTGCCCATCCGGCCGGCGAGACCCCGCAGTGGTGGTACCGCAGCGGCGCCGCCCAGGCCGCCGCCAACGGCGCGATGTCCGGCAAGGCCAAGAACGTCATCCTGTTCCTCGGCGACGGCATGAGCCTGACCACGGTGGCCGCCTCGCGCATCTACGAAGGCCAGCAGAAGGGCGGCTCGGGTGAAGAGAACCTGCTGTCCTGGGAGCGCTTCCCGGCCACGGCCTTCAGCAAGACCTACAACACCGATTCGCAGACCCCGGATTCGGCCGGCACCATGACCGCCATCACCACCGGCGTGAAGACCCACATGGGCGCGATCGGCGTCAGCGCCGGCAGCCGCACCGACTGCGCCGACAGCCTGTCCAAGGGCCTGCTGACCTGGCTGCAGCTGGCCGACAGCGCCGGCCTGGCCACCGGTGTGGTGTCCACCGCACGCCTGACCCATGCCACTCCGGCCGCCACCTACGCGCACTCGCCCGAGCGCAACTGGGAAAACGACACCGACCTGACCGAAGCCGCGAAGGCCGCCGGCTGCAAGGACATCGCCCAGCAGCTGTTGTCCACCTCGCGCTATGGCCGTGGCCCGCTGGTCGCCCTCGGCGGCGGTCGCGGTGAATTCACCACCGTGGAAGAACGCGATCCGGAATACGACGACAAGGTCGGCCAGCGCCTGGACGGCCGCAGCCTGGTGCAGGAATGGCAGCAGACGCATCCGCAGGGTGCCTACGTGTGGAACAGCAAGCAGCTGGCCGCCGCCGCGAATGCGCCGGCCATCCTCGGCCTGTTCGAGCCGGACCACATGCGCTACGAGTACGAGCGCCCGCAGGATCCGGGCGGTGAGCCGAGCCTGGCCGAACTGACGGCGGCAGCCATCAAGAACCTGGCCAAGCACCAGGAAGGCTACGTGCTGATGATCGAAGGCGCGCGCATCGACCACGCCAACCACAGCGGCAACGCCTACCGGGCGCTGACCGAGACCGTGGCCCTGTCCGACGCGGTGCGCGTGGCCAACGAACTGACGTCGGCCGATGACACCCTGATCATTGTCACCGCCGACCACTCGCACACCCTGAACTTCGTCGGCTACCCGGCGCGCGGCAACCCGATCCTGGGCAAGGTGAAGGACAAGGGCGGCGAAGATGGCGCCGGCAAGCTCGACTACGCGTTGGACGGCACCGGCCAGCCGTACACCACCCTGAGCTACGCCAATGGCCCGGGCCATACCGGCAGCAGCAACCAGCAGCCGGCCGGTCCGAAGCGTTACCCGCACAACCCGAGCAGCTTCGAACCGGCCAACGGCCGCCCGAACCTGCGCGAGGTCGACACCGAGCATCCGGACTACATGCAGGAAGCACTGGTGCCGATGAAGTCCGAGTCGCACGGCGGCGAAGACGTCGGTATCTGGGCACGCGGCCCGGGCAGCAAGGCGATCCGCGGCACGCTGGAACAGAACGCGATCTACCACATGATCGTGCAGGCCACCCCGGCCCTGCGCGAGCGCCTGTGCCAGGCCGGCACCTGCGACGACAAGGGCGTGCCGGTACAGCTGCCGGCGCCGACCGCATTCGAGCGCAAGGCCGAGGCCAAGTGA
- a CDS encoding WG repeat-containing protein: protein MIVRQAHPAPASGRFARSLVLLGVLVSANAAAQAPACKLLTDEHGLWPLPNCEVVDHRPKISADTLKDLNYDDHGLAVVYADQGFHYVNRKGRSLPVLTWDNGPETPQEGLLRARVGNRVAYFDLKFRQVVPGTFDFGWPFQDGVAEVCNGCRRGTPDADGHTPMEGGERFRIDRSGRRVK from the coding sequence GTGATCGTGAGGCAGGCCCACCCTGCCCCTGCCAGCGGCCGCTTCGCGCGGTCGCTGGTCCTGCTTGGCGTGCTGGTCAGTGCCAATGCAGCGGCACAGGCACCGGCGTGCAAGCTGCTGACCGACGAACACGGGTTGTGGCCGCTGCCCAACTGCGAGGTGGTCGATCACCGGCCGAAGATCAGTGCCGACACGTTGAAGGACCTGAACTACGACGACCATGGCCTGGCCGTGGTGTACGCCGATCAGGGTTTCCACTACGTCAACCGCAAGGGCCGCAGCCTGCCGGTGCTGACCTGGGACAACGGCCCGGAAACGCCGCAGGAAGGCCTGCTGCGCGCCCGCGTAGGCAACCGCGTGGCCTACTTCGATCTGAAGTTCCGCCAGGTGGTGCCCGGCACGTTCGATTTCGGCTGGCCGTTCCAGGATGGCGTGGCCGAGGTCTGCAATGGTTGCCGTCGTGGTACGCCGGATGCGGATGGCCACACGCCGATGGAAGGCGGAGAGCGGTTCCGGATCGACCGTTCGGGCCGTCGGGTGAAGTAG
- the tilS gene encoding tRNA lysidine(34) synthetase TilS, which translates to MTEFPALVPLDAPLLVGYSGGVDSTVLLHWLWCCAQASGTALRAVHVHHGLQPDADDWVLHCQQQCDAWGIELAVHRVQVENGTGLGTEGAARLARRAAFAAELRDGETLALAQHQDDQAETFLLRALRASGVDGLAAMSTHSRLGEKPLWRPLLAVPRSALLDYARQHALHWIEDPSNADDHADRNFLRLQVLPLLRQRWPHAAAAMAGSATHCGQTRELLDEEDAELIAHLEVAPRVLSLQLLRQVSTGRAARVLRAWVAGHDAAPLPATVLQQALDELLPADNDRQARVRWHDHAIQQWRDHAYLLPARLPALPLEWQAEWDGRAPLALPDGGQLRLQGTPAFDRPLQVRARVGGERILLPGRQHSHALKDCLQREHLAPWRRAQLPLIFDGPQLLAAADVVIAAPLQAWLQAHGAQLQWRPGGW; encoded by the coding sequence GTGACTGAATTTCCTGCCCTCGTTCCGCTGGATGCGCCGCTGCTGGTGGGCTACAGCGGTGGTGTCGACTCCACCGTGCTGCTGCATTGGCTGTGGTGCTGCGCGCAAGCTTCCGGCACGGCGCTGCGTGCGGTGCACGTGCACCACGGGCTGCAGCCCGATGCAGATGACTGGGTGCTGCACTGCCAGCAGCAATGCGACGCCTGGGGCATCGAACTGGCCGTGCACCGCGTGCAGGTCGAGAACGGCACAGGCCTGGGCACCGAGGGTGCCGCGCGACTGGCACGACGCGCCGCGTTCGCGGCCGAACTGCGCGACGGCGAAACCCTGGCGCTGGCACAGCACCAGGACGACCAGGCCGAGACCTTCCTGTTGCGCGCCCTGCGCGCTTCCGGCGTCGATGGCCTGGCGGCGATGTCCACGCACAGCCGCCTTGGCGAAAAGCCTCTATGGCGACCGCTGCTGGCGGTGCCACGCAGTGCACTCCTCGACTACGCCCGCCAGCATGCACTGCACTGGATCGAAGACCCCAGCAACGCCGACGACCACGCCGATCGCAACTTCCTGCGCCTGCAGGTGCTGCCGCTGTTGCGCCAGCGCTGGCCGCATGCCGCTGCGGCGATGGCGGGCAGCGCAACGCACTGCGGGCAGACCCGCGAACTGCTTGACGAGGAAGACGCCGAGCTGATCGCACACCTGGAAGTCGCTCCACGCGTGCTGTCGCTGCAGCTGCTTCGCCAGGTCTCAACGGGCCGTGCCGCACGCGTGCTGCGTGCCTGGGTGGCCGGCCACGACGCGGCACCGCTGCCGGCCACCGTGCTGCAGCAGGCGCTGGACGAGCTGCTGCCGGCCGACAACGATCGCCAGGCGCGGGTGCGCTGGCACGATCACGCGATCCAACAGTGGCGCGACCACGCCTACCTGCTGCCGGCCCGGCTGCCTGCGCTTCCCCTCGAGTGGCAGGCCGAATGGGATGGACGCGCACCGCTGGCACTGCCCGATGGCGGACAGCTGCGCCTGCAGGGCACCCCGGCCTTCGATCGCCCCCTGCAGGTCCGTGCACGCGTGGGCGGTGAGCGCATTCTGCTGCCCGGTCGCCAGCATTCGCACGCGTTGAAGGACTGCCTGCAACGCGAACACCTCGCCCCCTGGCGACGCGCGCAGCTGCCGCTGATCTTTGATGGCCCGCAGTTGCTGGCCGCCGCCGACGTGGTCATCGCCGCACCGCTGCAGGCCTGGTTGCAGGCGCATGGCGCGCAGTTGCAGTGGCGCCCGGGCGGCTGGTGA
- a CDS encoding exodeoxyribonuclease VII small subunit translates to MAKKSPENASPVAQFEQSLESLEQLVEQMETGELSLEASLSAYERGVGLYRQCQQALEQAELRVRLLSDPAQPEASEPFDPPSYDG, encoded by the coding sequence ATGGCCAAGAAGTCCCCCGAAAACGCCTCCCCGGTCGCCCAGTTCGAGCAGTCGCTCGAATCGCTGGAGCAGCTGGTGGAGCAGATGGAAACCGGCGAGCTGAGCCTGGAAGCTTCGCTCAGTGCTTACGAACGTGGCGTCGGTCTGTATCGCCAGTGCCAGCAGGCGCTGGAGCAGGCCGAGCTGCGCGTGCGCCTGCTCAGCGATCCGGCGCAGCCGGAAGCATCCGAGCCTTTCGATCCGCCCAGCTATGACGGCTGA
- a CDS encoding farnesyl diphosphate synthase, producing the protein MTAEALFARWRDRIESQLDAALPSPAEAPQGLHQAMRYSVLGGGKRMRPLLVYASGHLFGAQPESLDAAAMSVELIHAYSLVHDDLPAMDDDALRRGKPTTHIAFDEATAILAGDALQTRAFGLLADAPLPATLRVACLQTLAHASGAAGMCGGQALDIDATGQQQTLAALTRMHALKTGALIRAAVRMGALCGQAHEPQLAQLDSFADALGLAFQVRDDILDVEASSEQLGKTAGKDQAQDKSTFPALLGMDGAKAQLHELAARMQSILAGYGEEADALRALATLAVERDH; encoded by the coding sequence ATGACGGCTGAGGCCCTGTTCGCGCGCTGGCGCGACCGTATTGAAAGCCAGCTCGACGCCGCACTGCCCTCGCCTGCCGAGGCACCGCAGGGCCTGCACCAGGCCATGCGCTATTCGGTGCTGGGCGGTGGCAAACGCATGCGCCCGCTGCTGGTCTACGCCAGTGGCCACCTGTTCGGTGCGCAGCCGGAAAGCCTGGATGCGGCCGCCATGTCCGTCGAACTCATCCACGCCTACTCGCTGGTGCATGACGACCTGCCGGCAATGGATGACGACGCGCTGCGTCGCGGCAAGCCGACCACCCACATCGCCTTCGACGAAGCCACCGCGATTCTGGCAGGCGACGCGCTGCAGACGCGTGCCTTCGGCCTGCTGGCCGATGCACCGCTGCCGGCCACGCTGCGCGTGGCCTGCCTGCAGACCCTGGCCCACGCGTCCGGCGCCGCTGGCATGTGCGGCGGCCAGGCGCTGGATATCGATGCCACCGGCCAGCAGCAGACGCTGGCGGCATTGACCCGCATGCATGCCCTGAAGACCGGCGCGCTGATCCGTGCGGCGGTGCGCATGGGCGCGCTGTGCGGCCAGGCCCACGAACCGCAGCTGGCCCAGCTCGACAGCTTCGCCGATGCACTCGGCCTGGCGTTCCAGGTGCGTGACGACATCCTCGATGTCGAGGCCAGTTCCGAACAGCTGGGCAAGACTGCCGGCAAGGACCAGGCACAGGACAAGAGCACCTTCCCCGCCCTGCTTGGCATGGACGGGGCCAAGGCTCAGCTGCACGAACTGGCCGCACGCATGCAGTCGATCCTGGCCGGGTATGGCGAAGAGGCCGATGCGTTGCGCGCGCTGGCGACGCTGGCGGTCGAACGCGATCATTGA
- a CDS encoding DUF4870 domain-containing protein: MSEFDNVPPPPATTEAPADQRTMALAAHLLGIFTWFIGPLIIWLINKDDASKAFVTDQAKEALNFQITITIAMLICIVLTIVIIGGILAPIVGILNLVFCIIAAVKANNGEAYRYPFALRLVK, encoded by the coding sequence GTGAGCGAATTCGATAACGTCCCGCCGCCGCCGGCCACCACCGAGGCCCCGGCCGACCAGCGCACCATGGCGCTGGCTGCGCACCTGCTGGGCATTTTCACCTGGTTCATCGGCCCGCTGATCATCTGGCTGATCAACAAGGATGACGCCAGCAAGGCCTTCGTGACCGACCAGGCCAAGGAAGCGCTGAACTTCCAGATCACCATCACCATCGCGATGCTGATCTGCATCGTGCTGACCATCGTGATCATCGGTGGCATCCTGGCCCCGATCGTCGGCATCCTGAACCTGGTGTTCTGCATCATCGCCGCGGTCAAGGCGAACAACGGCGAAGCCTACCGCTACCCGTTCGCGCTGCGCCTGGTCAAGTAA